The following are from one region of the Segatella oris genome:
- a CDS encoding phage minor head protein, translating to MMKGLFKQKGASLDINIITSKEAQAFIETHADVLNSAFEQTKMSATMRDSLEHSTYVFSGLKTFHELNEAFPSLVDENGNRKSFERFFNDVQKVDKTYNEHYLRAEYNFAHASAGMAAKWETFAEDGDRYNLQYRTVGDDHVRPEHAALNGTTLPFSDAFWDSYYPPNGWNCRCTVVQVRKTKYPETPHEEAYRRGAEALANDTRGMFRFNPGKQGKAMPDYNPYSIRRCNDCDLAKGKATLAFVPDNELCAACRLVRQCYGDKTKSERAIERIHYLHEMEPLLKVKHEKPIEDGTIKVGFSTYGNKHLFSDTFGRSKVLEKDDLASLDKVLRKATFIESSPLTHPRTDGVDRFYYFEGEIRGKKVRLNVARKADRKDNGFIRITHFLYSINDM from the coding sequence ATGATGAAAGGCCTTTTTAAGCAGAAGGGAGCATCGCTTGATATCAATATCATCACCTCCAAGGAGGCGCAGGCCTTTATCGAAACACATGCCGATGTGTTGAATAGTGCTTTTGAGCAAACGAAGATGTCGGCCACCATGCGCGATAGCTTAGAGCATTCCACCTATGTTTTCTCGGGACTCAAGACCTTTCATGAACTGAACGAGGCGTTCCCTTCCTTGGTCGATGAGAACGGCAATCGCAAGTCGTTTGAACGCTTTTTTAATGACGTTCAAAAGGTGGACAAAACCTATAACGAGCACTACCTGCGTGCAGAATATAACTTTGCACATGCTTCGGCTGGGATGGCGGCGAAGTGGGAGACGTTTGCCGAGGACGGTGACCGTTACAACTTGCAATACCGCACGGTGGGCGATGATCATGTGCGCCCCGAGCACGCTGCCTTGAACGGCACGACGCTGCCTTTCAGCGATGCGTTTTGGGACAGTTACTATCCGCCCAACGGGTGGAACTGCCGTTGTACGGTGGTGCAGGTGCGCAAGACGAAATATCCCGAGACACCGCACGAGGAAGCCTACAGGCGTGGGGCCGAGGCCTTGGCTAACGACACGCGCGGCATGTTCCGCTTCAATCCTGGCAAGCAGGGCAAGGCCATGCCCGACTACAACCCCTACAGCATACGCCGTTGTAACGACTGCGACCTTGCCAAGGGGAAAGCGACTCTCGCCTTTGTGCCCGATAATGAGTTGTGTGCTGCGTGCCGGTTGGTAAGACAATGCTATGGGGATAAGACAAAATCGGAGCGAGCCATTGAGCGCATACATTACTTGCACGAAATGGAACCGCTGCTTAAGGTGAAGCATGAAAAGCCGATAGAAGATGGAACGATTAAGGTAGGTTTCTCTACTTACGGCAACAAACACCTCTTCTCCGATACGTTCGGCAGGTCAAAGGTGCTGGAAAAGGACGATTTGGCTTCTTTAGATAAAGTGTTGCGCAAGGCTACATTTATAGAATCCTCACCGCTGACGCATCCAAGAACAGACGGCGTTGACCGTTTCTATTATTTCGAAGGAGAAATCAGAGGGAAAAAGGTAAGATTGAATGTGGCAAGGAAAGCTGATAGGAAAGACAATGGATTTATCCGTATAACACATTTCCTGTATTCTATAAATGATATGTAA
- a CDS encoding YfeC-like transcriptional regulator has product MEQNEIAEKVEVSRITISRWVNSEGWKEARAAKNIRVLN; this is encoded by the coding sequence ATGGAGCAGAATGAGATTGCCGAAAAGGTAGAAGTCTCGCGTATAACCATCTCAAGGTGGGTGAATAGCGAGGGGTGGAAGGAAGCGCGTGCCGCAAAGAATATTCGCGTCCTGAATTAG
- a CDS encoding DUF935 family protein, which produces MNIRDIFSSLRGRDNDHILRTPYGTFNLAKDDEKARVKHVIMQLQQTTDALTRKDIADWRRAWQAAINIDNPNRSPLYDIYRDTDADGHLSGCIRQREGFVMAKSFKIVDDKGEDKPELLDYFDHAWFKDFCQYVLDSRYWGHSLIELGDIIGTGTAAMTYDCVRLIPRKHVIPEYSRVIMQLGQDWRAGIDYHSPAVAPSLIEAGKPYDLGLLLKATLHTIPKKNMLAFWDTFGEIFGMPMRIAKTSSRDKKEIDRLHRMLIDAGASQTAVMPLDTELEFVESTKADAYHVYNERVSRANSEISKLIIGQTMTIEDGSSLSQSQTHLQVLQNLVEGDADMLRDVINNQLLPRMVAHKFPLAGCRFDWNDAIDYTPEQQVAYESMIADRYDVDPAYFAEKYAMPVGERRNPTLTLPQGEGEETGGKKKMSWNSPSPWGRAGEGSSFFD; this is translated from the coding sequence ATGAATATCAGAGATATTTTTTCCTCGCTTCGTGGCCGTGACAATGACCACATACTTCGCACCCCTTACGGCACCTTCAACCTTGCCAAGGACGATGAAAAGGCGCGCGTGAAGCACGTCATCATGCAGCTTCAACAGACCACCGACGCCCTCACGCGAAAGGACATCGCCGACTGGCGGCGTGCGTGGCAGGCAGCGATCAACATCGACAACCCCAACCGCAGTCCGCTCTACGACATCTACCGTGACACCGATGCCGACGGGCATTTGTCAGGGTGTATCCGGCAACGCGAGGGCTTCGTCATGGCAAAGTCGTTCAAGATTGTAGATGACAAAGGAGAGGACAAACCTGAACTGCTCGACTACTTCGACCACGCGTGGTTCAAGGATTTTTGTCAGTATGTACTTGATTCTCGCTATTGGGGGCATTCGCTCATTGAGCTGGGCGATATCATCGGCACAGGAACGGCTGCCATGACCTACGACTGCGTGAGGCTCATTCCCCGCAAGCACGTCATTCCTGAATACAGTCGCGTCATCATGCAGCTCGGACAGGACTGGCGTGCAGGCATAGACTACCATTCACCGGCTGTGGCCCCTTCGCTCATCGAGGCGGGCAAGCCTTACGACCTCGGACTGCTCCTGAAAGCCACGCTGCACACTATACCGAAGAAGAACATGCTCGCGTTTTGGGATACGTTCGGGGAGATTTTCGGCATGCCCATGCGCATCGCAAAGACCTCTTCGCGCGACAAGAAGGAGATTGACAGACTCCACAGGATGCTCATTGATGCAGGTGCGTCACAGACGGCCGTGATGCCGCTTGATACTGAACTCGAGTTCGTCGAGTCCACGAAGGCCGATGCCTATCATGTGTATAACGAGCGTGTCAGTAGGGCCAACTCCGAAATCTCAAAACTCATCATCGGGCAGACAATGACCATAGAGGACGGTTCTTCGCTGTCGCAGAGCCAGACGCACCTGCAGGTGCTTCAGAACCTCGTCGAGGGTGATGCCGACATGCTGCGTGACGTCATCAACAACCAGCTGCTGCCGCGCATGGTGGCACATAAGTTCCCACTCGCGGGGTGCCGCTTCGATTGGAACGACGCCATTGACTACACGCCAGAGCAGCAGGTGGCCTATGAGTCGATGATTGCCGACCGCTATGACGTTGACCCGGCATATTTCGCCGAGAAGTATGCCATGCCCGTGGGGGAAAGAAGGAACCCCACCCTGACCCTCCCCCAAGGAGAGGGAGAAGAAACGGGCGGTAAAAAGAAAATGTCGTGGAATTCTCCCTCCCCTTGGGGGAGGGCTGGGGAGGGGTCGTCTTTTTTCGACTAA
- a CDS encoding phage virion morphogenesis protein, translating to MSKNDLVHVFARILRDVQIELKEEFDRNFERQGFFSERWARRRSPLRPGRATLVDTGGLRRSVQSKITSGGVTFYSAHPAADIHNEGGEIKVTARMKRYFWARHYAAVGGFGRKKNGELRGDKRTRQLSSEAAFWKYMALMRVGSVIHIPRRQFLGASPEVEKAVSAIIEQNLEEYFNNEFKLKK from the coding sequence ATGAGCAAGAATGATTTGGTACATGTGTTCGCTCGGATACTGCGGGATGTACAGATAGAACTGAAGGAGGAGTTCGACAGGAACTTCGAACGTCAGGGTTTCTTTTCTGAAAGGTGGGCAAGGCGACGTAGTCCCTTACGTCCTGGGCGAGCAACGTTGGTAGACACAGGTGGCTTGCGGCGCAGTGTTCAGAGCAAAATCACCAGCGGTGGCGTGACGTTCTATTCTGCACACCCTGCAGCAGACATTCATAACGAGGGTGGCGAAATTAAAGTAACCGCCCGTATGAAGCGCTACTTTTGGGCCCGACATTATGCGGCTGTGGGTGGCTTCGGACGAAAGAAAAACGGTGAACTGCGAGGCGACAAGCGTACCCGACAGTTGAGCAGTGAGGCAGCGTTTTGGAAGTACATGGCCTTGATGCGCGTAGGCAGCGTGATACACATTCCTCGGCGGCAGTTCCTTGGTGCCTCGCCCGAAGTTGAAAAGGCTGTGTCGGCAATCATCGAGCAAAATTTAGAGGAATATTTTAACAACGAATTTAAACTAAAAAAGTGA
- a CDS encoding phage protein Gp36 family protein: MFVTDEDYRVVIGEAALKVVSQTSADIRANAEREAMEEIAGYLRPVYDTEATFKAEGDNRNRLIVMYACDIALYHMTAAMPQKMGSEIRKERYERAIKWLEGVQAGKIIPRFPWPRMPQRANLPGRA, from the coding sequence ATGTTTGTAACAGATGAAGACTATCGGGTAGTAATCGGCGAAGCCGCTTTAAAAGTTGTTTCGCAGACCTCAGCCGACATACGGGCTAACGCCGAGCGAGAGGCCATGGAGGAGATTGCAGGGTACCTACGCCCTGTATACGACACCGAGGCCACGTTCAAAGCTGAAGGTGATAACCGCAACCGGCTCATCGTCATGTATGCCTGCGACATCGCACTCTACCACATGACGGCCGCCATGCCCCAAAAGATGGGCAGTGAAATCCGAAAGGAACGCTACGAGCGGGCGATTAAATGGCTTGAGGGTGTACAGGCGGGAAAGATTATTCCGCGCTTCCCGTGGCCACGGATGCCGCAACGGGCGAACCTTCCGGGACGGGCGTAG
- a CDS encoding YopX family protein, with protein MNREIIFRGKSIGTGKWLYGHLFNYGLTAPTNVPCICVCVPKFWEEARLLYTVFPDTIGQYTGLKDKYKRKIFEWDILKFIAPDGTIRYFVVEWASEDRILRPLSDFVPDGNPIRISGWCFNWNGHRLYPTVIDGVPDNERMEIVGNIHDNPNLLK; from the coding sequence ATGAACAGAGAAATAATATTTAGAGGAAAGTCTATCGGCACAGGTAAATGGCTTTACGGACATTTGTTCAACTATGGACTAACTGCGCCAACTAATGTGCCTTGTATCTGTGTTTGTGTGCCAAAATTTTGGGAAGAGGCACGTCTTCTCTATACTGTGTTTCCAGACACTATCGGTCAATACACAGGGTTAAAAGATAAGTACAAAAGGAAAATATTTGAGTGGGATATTCTTAAATTCATAGCGCCTGATGGTACTATACGATATTTTGTAGTAGAATGGGCAAGTGAAGATAGAATATTAAGGCCACTATCCGATTTTGTGCCTGACGGCAATCCTATCCGTATAAGCGGTTGGTGTTTCAACTGGAATGGACACCGCTTGTACCCAACTGTGATAGATGGAGTTCCTGATAATGAAAGGATGGAGATTGTTGGAAACATTCATGACAACCCCAACCTACTTAAATGA
- a CDS encoding DUF3164 family protein, with translation METTVNIKNLSKEERAQLLAELQNEEKQSRIQRRETYESLRAELLHGVEERLQTVAADVQSFHDWLQSEVEGFVGVMRDYGQLRKSDQRSYTITDGDFRLEIASNKVKGFDERADLAAERLIDYLKRYMKKSEKGADDPMYQMAMTLLERNKSGDLDYKSISKLYELEDKFDSEYSEIMGLFKEANVVQKNAVNYYFSKRNPETNVWRRIEPSFCRM, from the coding sequence ATGGAAACAACTGTAAACATCAAAAATTTAAGTAAGGAGGAACGGGCACAGTTGCTCGCTGAGTTACAGAACGAAGAGAAACAAAGTCGCATCCAGCGTCGCGAAACCTACGAGAGTCTGCGTGCAGAATTGCTGCATGGCGTGGAGGAACGCCTGCAGACAGTAGCTGCTGACGTGCAAAGTTTTCATGACTGGCTACAAAGTGAGGTCGAAGGCTTCGTAGGTGTGATGCGTGATTATGGCCAACTGCGCAAGAGCGACCAGCGCAGCTACACCATCACTGACGGCGACTTCCGTCTGGAGATAGCAAGTAACAAGGTGAAAGGCTTTGACGAGCGTGCCGACCTTGCAGCCGAGCGTCTTATCGACTATCTCAAGCGTTATATGAAGAAGAGCGAAAAAGGGGCCGATGACCCCATGTATCAAATGGCCATGACGCTCTTAGAGCGCAACAAGTCTGGTGATCTTGATTACAAGAGCATTTCGAAACTCTATGAATTAGAGGATAAGTTCGACAGCGAGTACAGTGAAATCATGGGGCTTTTCAAAGAAGCAAACGTGGTACAGAAGAACGCGGTCAACTACTACTTCTCAAAGCGCAATCCGGAGACGAATGTGTGGCGTCGGATAGAGCCGAGTTTCTGCAGGATGTAA